One segment of Coffea arabica cultivar ET-39 chromosome 7c, Coffea Arabica ET-39 HiFi, whole genome shotgun sequence DNA contains the following:
- the LOC113699040 gene encoding malate dehydrogenase, glyoxysomal, with amino-acid sequence MESGASVKQRIARISAHLNPPAISQVEGSCGLRTGNCRAKGGSPGFKVAILGAAGGIGQPLAMLMKMNPLVSVLHLYDVVNTPGVTADISHMDTGAVVRGFLGKEQLEDALIGMDLVIIPAGVPRKPGMTRDDLFNINAGIVKTLCEGISKCCPKAIVNLISNPVNSTVPIAAEVFKKAGIYDPRKLLGVTMLDVVRANTFVAEVLGLDPREVDVPVVGGHAGATILPLLSQVKPPCSFTVEETEHLTSRIQNGGTEVVEAKAGAGSATLSMAYAAVKFADACLRGLRGDAGVVECAFVSSQVTELPFFATRVRLGRNGIEEIYPLGPLNEYERAGLEKAKKELAGSIEKGISFATK; translated from the exons ATGGAGTCTGGTGCAAGTGTTAAGCAAAGAATTGCCAGAATTTCAGCCCACCTCAACCCTCCAGCCATTTCCCAG GTGGAGGGAAGTTGTGGGTTGAGAACAGGGAATTGCAGGGCAAAAGGGGGCTCACCTGGGTTTAAAGTTGCGATCTTGGGAGCTGCAGGAGGCATTGGGCAGCCTCTCGCTATGCTCATGAAGATGAATCCATTGGTCTCAGTTCTTCATCTCTATGATGTGGTCAACACTCCTGGAGTCACCGCAGATATCAGTCACATGGACACCGGTGCAGTG GTGCGTGGTTTTCTAGGGAAAGAGCAATTGGAGGATGCCCTTATTGGCATGGACCTTGTGATCATTCCTGCTGGGGTTCCTAGGAAACCAGGAATGACTAGAGATGATCTTTTTAATATCAATGCTGGAATTGTTAAGACTCTATGTGAAGGAATTTCAAAGTGCTGTCCGAAAGCCATTGTCAACTTAATTAGTAACCCCGTTAACTCCACAGTTCCCATTGCTGCAGAGGTTTTCAAGAAGGCCGGCATCTATGACCCCAGGAAACTTTTGGGAGTGACAATGCTTGATGTTGTTAGAGCCAATACATTTGTG GCTGAGGTTTTGGGGCTTGATCCTAGGGAAGTTGATGTTCCAGTTGTAGGGGGTCATGCTGGAGCTACAATTTTACCTCTGTTGTCACAG GTTAAACCTCCTTGCTCTTTTACTGTAGAAGAAACTGAGCATCTGACTTCTAGAATTCAGAATGGTGGAACTGAAGTTGTTGAG GCCAAAGCTGGTGCAGGATCTGCTACTCTCTCAATG GCCTATGCTGCTGTAAAATTTGCAGATGCATGTTTACGGGGGTTGAGAGGAGATGCTGGTGTTGTCGAGTGTGCATTTGTGTCATCTCAG GTGACTGAGCTTCCTTTCTTTGCAACCAGAGTACGGCTTGGTCGTAATGGGATTGAGGAGATATACCCACTTGGTCCACTAAACGAGTATGAGAG GGCCGGCTTGGAgaaagcaaagaaagaattaGCTGGAAGCATTGAGAAGGGGATTTCATTTGCAACGAAATGA